A stretch of Pseudomonas sp. 7SR1 DNA encodes these proteins:
- a CDS encoding alginate biosynthesis protein Alg44, protein MNTAVNVNVVHESEAQRQHARVKIPAKLRFFGPDRTPMEVKVLDLSAGGLCFNAGQMPLKVGESYKARLQFVIDNLGLAMDVELQIRSHDRQTGRTGCQFQNLEPRDISTLRHIITSHLAGDIVSVGDVLATLQRDNFTKARKQKDETGGMSALGRLRAVTFSLGIFVVGLAAFGFIFKSVYGMYFVSHAQAGLVNVPGMAITMPRDGTVQSLVKADGVAAKGAPLATFSTSMLDVLKGHLDDNQLQPAKVEELFGKQMTGTLTSPCDCIVSQQLVADGQYASKGDVIFQLVPRGTEANVEARFSYRQFGDVRPGTAVNFQVAGEDVTRTGKIVSSTSLKSADLSSDIRVMIKPDEPLDSSLAGRPVEVHSDRGPSLNWLIDKAMAVGL, encoded by the coding sequence ATGAACACCGCCGTGAATGTCAACGTAGTGCATGAATCCGAAGCCCAGCGCCAACACGCCCGGGTCAAAATCCCGGCCAAGCTGCGCTTCTTCGGTCCCGACCGTACGCCGATGGAAGTCAAGGTCCTGGACCTGTCCGCCGGCGGCCTGTGCTTCAACGCCGGTCAGATGCCGCTCAAGGTCGGCGAGTCGTACAAGGCTCGCCTGCAGTTCGTGATCGACAACCTCGGCCTGGCGATGGACGTGGAGCTGCAGATCCGCTCCCACGACCGCCAGACCGGCCGCACCGGTTGCCAGTTCCAGAACCTGGAACCGCGGGACATCTCGACACTGCGTCACATCATCACTTCGCACCTGGCAGGCGACATCGTCAGCGTGGGCGACGTACTGGCGACGCTGCAGCGCGACAACTTCACCAAGGCACGCAAGCAGAAGGACGAAACCGGCGGCATGAGCGCCCTGGGTCGCCTGCGGGCCGTGACCTTCAGCCTGGGCATCTTCGTTGTCGGCCTGGCGGCGTTCGGTTTCATCTTCAAGTCGGTGTACGGCATGTATTTCGTCAGCCATGCCCAGGCAGGCCTGGTGAACGTACCGGGCATGGCCATCACCATGCCGCGCGACGGCACCGTGCAGAGCCTGGTCAAGGCCGACGGCGTGGCGGCCAAGGGCGCCCCACTGGCGACGTTCAGCACCAGCATGCTCGACGTCCTCAAGGGCCACCTGGACGACAACCAATTGCAACCGGCCAAGGTCGAGGAACTGTTCGGCAAGCAGATGACCGGTACCCTCACCTCCCCTTGCGACTGCATCGTATCCCAGCAACTGGTTGCCGACGGCCAGTACGCAAGCAAGGGCGACGTCATCTTCCAACTGGTCCCGCGCGGCACCGAGGCCAATGTCGAAGCTCGCTTCTCCTATCGCCAGTTCGGCGACGTACGCCCAGGCACCGCGGTCAACTTCCAGGTTGCCGGCGAAGACGTCACCCGCACCGGCAAGATCGTCAGCAGCACCAGCCTGAAGAGCGCGGACCTGTCTTCGGATATCCGCGTGATGATCAAGCCTGACGAGCCGCTGGACAGCTCCCTGGCCGGTCGTCCGGTAGAAGTCCACAGCGACCGTGGCCCAAGCCTGAACTGGCTGATCGACAAAGCCATGGCCGTCGGTCTTTAA
- the alg8 gene encoding mannuronan synthase: MHRLKHGLLQAAGWLFYLSLLMGIATALPTSTFDSESKDFIFLIGAVGIWRYSMGATHFVRGMIFLYIVYPHLRRKVRKLGKAADPSHVFLMVTSFRIDALTTAQVYGSVIREAIECGLPTTVVCSIVEMSDELLVKSLWARMNPPERVKLDFVRIPGTGKRDGLAYGFRAISRHLPDDRAVVAVIDGDTVLGEGVVRKTVPWFQLFGNVGGLTTNEFCEVRGGYIMSEWHKLRFAQRHINMCSMALSKRVLTMTGRMSVFRATVVTNPDFIADVESDSLQHWRLGRFKFLTGDDKSSWFSLMRLGYDTFYVPDAAINTVEHPPEKSFIKASRKLMFRWYGNNLRQNSRALGLGMRRLGLFTSVVLLDQRVSMWTSLLGLTVALIASFKYGTAFILVYLLWIGITRLLLTLLLSCSGHRIGPAYPMILYYNQIVGALVKIYVFFRLDQQSWTRQPTSLTRDLASFQRWFNTWSSRTMTFSAGSIFVAVLLTMV, from the coding sequence ATGCACAGGCTAAAGCACGGCCTGCTTCAGGCCGCCGGTTGGCTGTTTTACTTGAGTTTATTGATGGGCATCGCCACGGCGCTGCCCACGTCTACGTTCGACTCCGAATCCAAGGACTTCATTTTCCTGATCGGCGCCGTGGGCATCTGGCGTTATTCCATGGGCGCGACGCATTTCGTACGCGGCATGATCTTTCTGTACATCGTCTACCCACACCTGCGCCGCAAGGTACGCAAGCTGGGCAAGGCCGCCGACCCGTCGCATGTGTTCCTGATGGTCACCAGCTTCCGGATCGACGCGCTGACCACGGCCCAGGTGTACGGCTCGGTGATTCGCGAAGCCATCGAGTGCGGGCTGCCCACCACGGTGGTCTGCTCCATCGTGGAAATGTCCGACGAGTTGCTGGTCAAGAGCCTCTGGGCCCGCATGAACCCGCCGGAGCGGGTCAAGCTGGACTTCGTGCGCATCCCCGGCACCGGCAAGCGTGACGGCCTGGCCTACGGTTTCCGCGCCATCTCCCGCCACTTGCCGGACGACCGTGCCGTGGTTGCGGTGATCGATGGCGACACCGTGCTTGGCGAGGGCGTCGTGCGCAAGACCGTGCCGTGGTTCCAGCTGTTCGGCAACGTCGGCGGCCTGACTACCAACGAGTTCTGCGAAGTGCGCGGCGGCTACATCATGAGCGAATGGCACAAGCTGCGTTTCGCCCAGCGCCACATCAACATGTGCTCCATGGCCCTGTCCAAGCGTGTGTTGACCATGACCGGCCGCATGTCGGTGTTCCGCGCCACCGTGGTCACCAACCCGGACTTCATCGCCGACGTGGAAAGCGACTCGCTGCAACACTGGCGCCTGGGTCGCTTCAAGTTCCTGACCGGGGACGACAAGTCGAGCTGGTTCAGCCTGATGCGCCTGGGCTACGACACCTTCTACGTGCCGGACGCGGCGATCAACACCGTGGAGCACCCGCCGGAAAAGAGCTTCATCAAGGCCAGTCGCAAGCTGATGTTCCGCTGGTACGGCAACAACCTTCGGCAGAACTCCCGGGCACTGGGCCTGGGCATGCGGCGCCTGGGCCTGTTCACCTCCGTGGTGCTGCTCGACCAGCGTGTGTCGATGTGGACGTCGCTGCTGGGCCTGACCGTGGCACTGATCGCCAGCTTCAAGTACGGCACCGCCTTCATCCTGGTGTATCTGCTGTGGATCGGCATCACGCGGCTGCTGCTGACCCTGTTGCTGTCGTGCTCCGGACACCGGATCGGCCCGGCCTACCCGATGATTCTCTATTACAACCAGATCGTCGGCGCGCTGGTGAAGATCTACGTGTTCTTCCGCCTCGACCAACAGTCCTGGACACGCCAGCCCACCTCACTGACCCGTGATCTCGCCAGCTTTCAACGTTGGTTCAACACCTGGTCGTCTCGGACCATGACCTTCTCCGCCGGCAGCATCTTTGTCGCCGTGCTGCTGACGATGGTCTGA
- a CDS encoding nucleotide sugar dehydrogenase produces the protein MRISIFGLGYVGAVCAGCLSARGHDVVGVDVAKDKIDMINAGKSPIVEPGLGELLAQGIQTGRLRGTTNFAEAIRDTDLSMICVGTPSKKNGDLELNYIEAVCREIGFVLRDKTTRHTIVVRSTVLPGTVANVVIPILEDCSGKKAGVDFGVAVNPEFLRESTAIKDYDQPPMTVIGEFDKASGDVLQSLYEELDAPIIRKDIAVAEMIKYTCNVWHATKVTFANEIGNIAKAVGVDGREVMDVVCQDKALNLSQYYMRPGFAFGGSCLPKDVRALTYRASSLDVEAPLLNSLMRSNESQVQNAFDIVSAHDKRKVALLGLSFKAGTDDLRESPLVELAEMLIGKGYDLRIYDSNVEYARVHGANKDYIESKIPHVSSLLNSDFDSVIDNSDIIILGNRDEKFRSLTENVPEGKQVIDLVGFMSKATSPNGRTEGICW, from the coding sequence ATGCGCATTAGCATATTTGGTTTGGGTTACGTCGGTGCAGTATGTGCCGGTTGCCTGTCTGCACGGGGCCATGATGTGGTTGGCGTTGATGTCGCCAAGGACAAGATCGATATGATCAACGCCGGCAAGTCGCCGATCGTTGAACCGGGTCTTGGAGAGTTGCTGGCACAAGGTATTCAAACGGGCCGTTTGCGCGGTACTACCAACTTCGCCGAAGCCATTCGCGATACCGATCTGTCGATGATCTGCGTCGGTACACCGAGCAAGAAAAACGGCGACCTGGAACTGAACTACATCGAAGCCGTGTGCCGCGAAATCGGTTTTGTCCTGCGCGACAAGACGACCCGCCACACCATCGTGGTTCGCAGTACCGTTCTGCCAGGCACCGTAGCGAACGTAGTGATCCCGATCCTCGAAGACTGCTCCGGCAAAAAGGCTGGCGTCGATTTCGGCGTCGCGGTCAACCCTGAGTTCCTGCGTGAAAGCACCGCCATCAAGGACTACGACCAGCCACCGATGACTGTCATCGGCGAGTTCGACAAGGCCTCCGGCGACGTTCTGCAATCGCTGTACGAAGAGCTCGATGCGCCGATCATCCGCAAGGACATCGCCGTCGCCGAGATGATCAAGTACACCTGCAACGTCTGGCACGCCACCAAGGTGACCTTCGCCAACGAAATCGGCAACATCGCCAAGGCCGTAGGCGTCGATGGCCGTGAAGTGATGGACGTGGTCTGCCAGGACAAGGCCCTGAACCTGTCCCAGTACTACATGCGCCCTGGCTTCGCCTTCGGCGGATCGTGCCTGCCCAAGGACGTTCGCGCCCTGACCTATCGCGCCAGCAGCCTGGACGTGGAAGCGCCGCTGCTCAACTCGCTGATGCGCAGCAACGAATCCCAGGTGCAGAACGCCTTCGACATCGTCTCCGCCCACGACAAACGCAAGGTCGCCCTGCTGGGCCTGAGCTTCAAGGCCGGTACCGACGACCTGCGCGAAAGCCCGTTGGTGGAACTGGCGGAAATGCTGATCGGCAAGGGCTACGACCTGCGCATCTACGACAGCAACGTCGAATACGCCCGCGTCCACGGTGCGAACAAGGATTACATCGAGTCGAAGATCCCTCACGTCTCGTCCTTGCTCAACTCCGATTTCGACTCGGTGATCGACAACTCCGACATCATCATCCTCGGCAACCGCGACGAGAAATTCCGCTCGCTGACCGAGAACGTACCGGAAGGCAAGCAGGTCATCGACCTGGTTGGTTTCATGTCCAAGGCCACATCACCGAATGGCCGGACAGAAGGCATCTGCTGGTAA
- the yaaA gene encoding peroxide stress protein YaaA, whose protein sequence is MLMVISPAKTLDYETPPATARFTQPQYLDHSQELIEQLRELSPAQISELMHVSDKIGGLNAARFGSWTPAFTPDNARQALLAFKGDVYTGLDAQSFSEADFDHAQRHLRMLSGLYGLLRPLDLMQPYRLEMGTKLANARGKDLYAFWGTRISEWLNEALADQGDDVLLNLASNEYFSAVKRSALKARVIDTEFKDLKNGQYKIISFYAKKARGLMSRFVIQERINDPHLLKQFDVQGYRFSAQQSSSQKLVFLRDHAPQ, encoded by the coding sequence ATGCTGATGGTGATTTCCCCCGCCAAGACCCTCGATTATGAAACACCGCCGGCCACCGCTCGCTTTACCCAGCCGCAATACCTGGACCACTCCCAGGAGCTGATCGAGCAATTGCGCGAACTCTCGCCGGCCCAGATCAGCGAACTGATGCATGTCTCCGACAAGATCGGCGGCCTGAATGCCGCGCGGTTCGGCAGCTGGACACCGGCATTCACCCCGGACAATGCCAGGCAGGCGCTGCTGGCCTTCAAGGGCGACGTGTACACCGGCCTCGACGCGCAGAGCTTCAGCGAAGCCGATTTCGATCACGCCCAACGACACCTGCGCATGCTGTCCGGCCTGTATGGCCTGTTGCGGCCGCTGGACCTGATGCAGCCCTATCGTCTGGAAATGGGCACCAAACTGGCCAATGCCCGAGGCAAGGACCTGTATGCCTTCTGGGGTACCCGCATCAGCGAATGGCTGAACGAAGCGTTGGCCGACCAGGGCGACGATGTGTTGTTGAACCTGGCGTCCAACGAATACTTTTCGGCGGTCAAGCGCAGCGCCTTGAAAGCGCGCGTCATCGATACCGAGTTCAAGGACCTGAAGAACGGCCAGTACAAGATCATCAGCTTCTACGCCAAGAAAGCCCGAGGCCTGATGAGCCGCTTCGTCATTCAGGAACGCATCAACGACCCGCACTTGCTCAAGCAGTTCGATGTGCAGGGTTATCGCTTCAGTGCGCAACAGTCTTCATCGCAAAAACTGGTCTTCCTGCGCGATCACGCACCGCAATGA
- a CDS encoding polysaccharide deacetylase family protein, protein MRIALLLSAWLLSLGAMAAPNDIATLDRSTWPEQLTSATLFDVASRAEILMFARVLLDTDAMDEIALKQYLGLRSINMVAIDNLRARLWQRLLSSYNFAQRSCDQDASFCYLVEDMASLRQEAGRFHLDDNSFYIKWAGPSRIFHTQYRDELLRKAALFPQSSSEVERFGDYERNGEGMHDRLFLLTFDSGANVVPDNTPWLTDYLRKSNMNGTFFVLGKDIQARLADRSVNDLQSLYSGQCVGVQGWEFRSHSYWKDWQDSVRRSVELVKGRLPENYVPLFRPPQGQRRGDAQAFFRNQGLQVALWDIDPMDSSNRLKPEQSAQRALTLMLLWRHGVINFNAKQDAVKTALPWLMTQTAQSGIGWEDCQEAFR, encoded by the coding sequence TTGCGCATTGCTCTTCTTTTGTCGGCCTGGCTGTTGAGCCTCGGTGCCATGGCCGCGCCCAACGATATCGCCACCCTGGATCGCAGCACCTGGCCGGAGCAACTCACCAGTGCGACGTTGTTCGATGTGGCTTCCCGGGCCGAGATCCTGATGTTCGCCAGGGTCCTGCTCGACACCGATGCGATGGACGAAATCGCCCTCAAGCAGTACCTGGGCCTGCGCTCGATCAACATGGTGGCGATCGATAACCTCCGGGCACGGCTGTGGCAGCGCTTGTTGAGCAGCTACAACTTCGCCCAGCGCAGCTGTGACCAGGATGCTTCCTTCTGTTATCTGGTGGAAGACATGGCTTCCCTGCGCCAGGAGGCGGGTCGCTTCCATCTCGACGACAATTCCTTCTACATCAAGTGGGCCGGACCGAGCCGGATCTTCCATACCCAATACAGGGACGAGCTGTTGCGCAAGGCCGCGCTGTTTCCCCAGTCCAGCAGCGAGGTCGAGCGTTTCGGCGATTACGAGCGCAATGGCGAGGGCATGCACGACCGGCTGTTCCTGCTGACCTTCGACAGCGGTGCCAACGTTGTTCCGGACAACACGCCCTGGCTGACCGATTACCTGCGCAAATCGAACATGAACGGCACGTTCTTCGTGTTGGGCAAGGACATCCAGGCGCGCCTGGCGGATCGTTCGGTCAACGACCTGCAATCACTGTATTCGGGGCAATGCGTGGGGGTGCAGGGCTGGGAGTTCCGCTCCCACAGCTATTGGAAAGACTGGCAGGACTCGGTGCGGCGCAGTGTCGAGCTGGTCAAGGGCAGGCTGCCGGAGAACTACGTGCCGCTGTTCCGTCCCCCCCAGGGACAACGTCGTGGCGATGCCCAGGCCTTCTTCCGCAACCAGGGCCTGCAGGTGGCGCTCTGGGACATCGATCCCATGGACAGCAGCAACCGGCTCAAGCCCGAGCAAAGCGCCCAGCGCGCATTGACCCTGATGCTGCTCTGGCGCCATGGGGTGATCAACTTCAATGCCAAGCAGGATGCGGTGAAGACGGCGTTGCCCTGGCTCATGACGCAAACGGCGCAAAGCGGGATCGGCTGGGAAGATTGTCAGGAGGCGTTCCGCTGA
- a CDS encoding PhoH family protein has protein sequence MDDHGRSPSSNKPILYVLDTNVLIHDPNALLNFEEHHVAIPMTVLEELDKLKSGHHSVAAECRQAIRLIDKTLGDASPEDVELGVPIQRGKSGPKGLLSILMSKRTEPNLVLPEHLNDNIIINQLIDLHARNTDQAVVLVTKDINMRLKARACGIAAEDYSTDQLVDDVSLLPNGYHTMAGSFWDRVSKVDTRQDHGRTWHQVQLIDNLPAVHINEFIIDEQGFVGWIKEIEDDKLLILDLHQEPLLHQEAWGLKPRDIYQSLALFALLDPDIHLVNLSGAAGSGKTILALAAAIEQTMVSKRYRRIIATRSVQGLDQEIGFLPGTEAEKMEPWLGAITDNLEALHMDDESTHGSVDYILSKVPLQFKSLNYIRGRSFQQSLILIDECQNLTPHQMKTIITRAGAGSKVVCLGNLAQIDTPYLSATSSGLTYLTERFKDFPNGVHITLQGVPRSILAEYAESHL, from the coding sequence ATGGATGACCACGGACGTAGCCCTTCCTCCAACAAGCCAATCCTTTATGTACTCGATACCAACGTATTGATCCACGATCCAAACGCACTTCTGAACTTCGAAGAACACCACGTTGCCATTCCGATGACCGTGCTCGAAGAGCTGGACAAGCTCAAGAGCGGCCATCACAGCGTGGCGGCCGAGTGCCGGCAGGCGATTCGCCTGATCGACAAGACCCTGGGGGATGCTTCTCCCGAGGATGTCGAGCTGGGTGTGCCGATCCAGCGTGGCAAAAGCGGCCCCAAGGGCCTGCTCTCGATCCTGATGAGCAAGCGCACCGAACCCAACCTCGTACTGCCCGAGCACCTGAACGACAACATCATCATCAACCAGTTGATCGACCTGCACGCCCGCAATACGGACCAGGCCGTGGTGCTGGTGACCAAAGACATCAACATGCGCCTCAAGGCCCGCGCCTGCGGGATCGCGGCAGAGGACTACAGCACTGACCAGCTGGTGGACGACGTCTCCCTGTTGCCCAACGGCTATCACACCATGGCCGGCTCCTTCTGGGACCGCGTGAGCAAGGTCGATACCCGCCAGGACCACGGCCGTACCTGGCACCAGGTGCAATTAATCGACAACCTGCCGGCGGTGCACATCAACGAGTTCATCATCGATGAGCAGGGGTTCGTCGGCTGGATCAAGGAAATCGAGGACGACAAGCTGCTGATTCTGGACCTGCACCAGGAGCCTTTGCTGCATCAGGAAGCGTGGGGGCTCAAGCCGCGTGACATCTACCAGAGCCTGGCCCTGTTCGCCTTGCTCGACCCCGATATCCACCTGGTCAACCTGTCCGGTGCCGCCGGCTCCGGCAAGACCATCCTGGCCCTGGCCGCCGCCATCGAGCAGACCATGGTCAGCAAGCGCTACCGGCGCATCATCGCCACCCGCAGCGTGCAAGGCCTGGACCAGGAAATCGGCTTCCTGCCCGGCACCGAGGCGGAAAAAATGGAGCCCTGGCTGGGGGCTATCACCGACAACCTCGAAGCCTTGCACATGGATGACGAAAGCACCCATGGCAGCGTCGACTACATCCTCAGCAAAGTGCCGCTGCAGTTCAAATCCCTCAACTACATTCGAGGCCGCAGCTTCCAGCAGAGCCTGATCCTGATCGATGAATGCCAGAACCTCACCCCGCACCAGATGAAGACCATCATCACCCGTGCCGGCGCCGGTTCGAAAGTGGTGTGCCTGGGGAACCTGGCACAGATCGATACCCCTTACCTGTCCGCGACCAGCTCCGGGCTGACCTACCTGACCGAACGCTTCAAGGACTTCCCCAACGGGGTCCACATCACCCTGCAGGGCGTACCGCGCTCGATCCTGGCCGAATACGCCGAATCGCACCTGTAA
- the moaC gene encoding cyclic pyranopterin monophosphate synthase MoaC: MLTHLDSQGRANMVDVTDKAVTFREATAEAFVRMLPDTLQMIVSGGHPKGDVFAVARIAAIQAAKKTSDLIPLCHPLMLTSVKVELSAEGQERVRIVARCKLSGQTGVEMEALTAASVAALTIYDMCKAVDRGMTIEGVRVLEKLGGKSGHFQADAP, from the coding sequence GTGCTGACTCATCTCGATTCCCAAGGTCGCGCCAATATGGTCGACGTGACCGACAAGGCCGTGACATTCCGTGAGGCCACGGCCGAAGCCTTTGTGCGCATGTTGCCCGACACACTGCAGATGATCGTCAGTGGCGGCCACCCCAAGGGCGATGTGTTCGCCGTCGCGCGCATTGCCGCCATCCAGGCGGCCAAGAAGACCAGCGATCTGATCCCGCTCTGCCATCCGTTGATGCTCACCAGCGTGAAAGTCGAACTCAGCGCCGAAGGCCAGGAGCGGGTACGCATCGTTGCCCGATGCAAGCTGTCCGGGCAGACCGGGGTGGAAATGGAGGCCCTCACCGCCGCCAGCGTCGCCGCGCTGACTATCTACGACATGTGCAAGGCCGTGGACCGGGGCATGACCATCGAAGGTGTGCGGGTGCTGGAGAAACTCGGCGGCAAGAGCGGCCACTTCCAGGCGGATGCGCCATGA
- a CDS encoding MoaD/ThiS family protein: protein MKITVRFFARYREALGVDSERVEGEFGTLDDVRVFLAARQGFEVLSEQNLMCARNEELCQLDEPLADGDEVAFFPTVTGG, encoded by the coding sequence ATGAAGATTACCGTGAGGTTCTTTGCGCGTTATCGCGAGGCGTTGGGCGTGGACTCGGAGCGGGTCGAGGGTGAGTTCGGCACGCTGGACGATGTTCGCGTTTTCCTGGCGGCGCGCCAGGGGTTCGAGGTGTTGAGCGAGCAAAACCTGATGTGCGCTCGCAACGAAGAACTGTGCCAGCTCGACGAGCCGCTGGCGGACGGCGATGAAGTTGCATTCTTTCCCACCGTGACCGGGGGCTGA
- the moaE gene encoding molybdopterin synthase catalytic subunit MoaE → MAIRVQVDPFDPGTEVNAMHAANVGVGAVVSFVGYVRDFNDGLDVSGMFLEHYPGMTEKALGKIATEAEQRWPLLKLEVLHRIGALEPGEPIVFVAAASAHRQAAFDACAFVMDYLKTRAPFWKKENTIDGPRWVEGRDSDHAAADRWKR, encoded by the coding sequence ATGGCGATTCGTGTGCAGGTCGATCCGTTCGACCCGGGTACCGAAGTCAACGCGATGCACGCCGCCAATGTCGGTGTGGGGGCGGTGGTGAGTTTCGTCGGCTACGTGCGTGATTTCAATGACGGCCTCGATGTGTCCGGGATGTTCCTTGAGCATTACCCGGGGATGACCGAAAAAGCCCTGGGCAAGATCGCCACCGAAGCCGAGCAGCGCTGGCCGTTGTTGAAGCTCGAAGTGTTGCACCGCATCGGTGCCCTGGAGCCGGGCGAGCCGATTGTCTTCGTCGCGGCCGCCAGCGCCCATCGCCAGGCAGCATTCGACGCTTGCGCCTTTGTCATGGACTACCTCAAGACCCGCGCTCCGTTCTGGAAAAAGGAAAACACCATCGATGGTCCGCGCTGGGTCGAAGGGCGGGACAGTGATCATGCGGCGGCGGATCGCTGGAAGCGGTAA
- a CDS encoding ABC transporter substrate-binding protein has protein sequence MKKLPLITGLALGLLASSSLLAAEKTLRIGIEAAYPPFASKTSEGKIEGFDYDIGNALCAQMQVKCEWVEGEFDGLIPSLKVKKIDMALSSMTITEERKKSVDFTHKYYFTSSRLVMKEGAVVDDQYASLKGKSVGVQRATTTDRYATEVLEPKGVTVKRYSNNEEIYMDLASGRLDAIFADTIPLEDFLSMPRGKGYAFVGPELKDPKYVGEGAGIAVRKGNTQLVADLNKAIDGIRASGKYQEIQARYFKSDIYGD, from the coding sequence ATGAAAAAACTCCCCCTCATCACCGGCCTGGCCTTGGGCCTGTTGGCCTCCAGCAGCCTGCTCGCCGCCGAGAAAACCTTGAGGATCGGTATCGAGGCAGCCTATCCACCGTTTGCATCCAAGACCTCGGAAGGAAAAATCGAAGGTTTCGACTACGACATCGGCAATGCCTTGTGCGCCCAGATGCAGGTCAAGTGCGAGTGGGTCGAGGGGGAGTTCGATGGGCTGATTCCATCGCTGAAGGTGAAGAAGATCGACATGGCCCTTTCTTCCATGACGATTACTGAGGAACGCAAGAAATCGGTGGATTTCACCCACAAGTATTACTTCACCTCATCGCGACTGGTCATGAAGGAAGGCGCGGTGGTCGATGACCAGTACGCCAGCCTCAAGGGCAAGTCCGTGGGCGTGCAACGAGCCACCACCACGGATCGCTACGCCACTGAAGTGCTTGAGCCCAAGGGCGTGACGGTCAAGCGCTACAGCAACAACGAAGAAATCTACATGGACCTGGCGTCAGGTCGTCTGGATGCGATTTTCGCCGACACCATCCCGCTGGAAGACTTCCTGTCGATGCCCCGTGGCAAGGGCTACGCGTTTGTCGGTCCTGAACTCAAGGACCCGAAATACGTCGGTGAAGGCGCCGGCATCGCGGTGCGCAAAGGTAATACCCAACTGGTGGCGGACTTGAACAAGGCCATCGATGGGATTCGGGCCAGCGGGAAATACCAGGAGATCCAGGCCAGGTATTTCAAGTCGGATATCTACGGCGACTGA
- a CDS encoding helix-turn-helix transcriptional regulator — translation MNAPQTDPALDNFHIIADAIATLFYPHAEVVLHDLRTQKVDYIANNLSKRVIGDDSSLEDMLSEGVSERNIGPYEKLNWDGQKIRSLSSVLRDANGQPLAVLCINLNISLLENAKAALDLFLSPGKLIPQPDSLFRDDWQERINTFLHAWMRERQLSLNLLTRDHKRELVLALHAEGAFKGKSASNYVANVLNMGRATVYKHLKELKG, via the coding sequence ATGAACGCCCCGCAAACCGATCCGGCGCTGGATAACTTCCACATCATCGCCGATGCCATCGCCACGCTGTTCTACCCCCACGCCGAAGTGGTGCTGCACGACCTGCGCACACAGAAAGTCGATTACATCGCCAATAACCTGTCCAAGCGCGTGATTGGCGATGACTCGTCCCTGGAAGACATGCTCAGCGAAGGGGTCAGCGAACGTAACATCGGGCCTTACGAAAAGCTCAACTGGGACGGCCAGAAGATTCGCAGCCTCAGCAGCGTGCTGCGCGATGCGAACGGCCAGCCCTTGGCGGTGTTGTGCATCAACCTGAATATTTCACTGCTGGAAAATGCCAAGGCCGCGCTGGACCTGTTCCTGTCGCCGGGCAAGCTGATCCCGCAGCCGGATTCACTGTTTCGCGATGACTGGCAGGAGCGTATCAACACCTTCCTGCATGCCTGGATGCGTGAACGCCAGCTGAGCCTGAACCTGCTTACCCGCGATCACAAACGCGAGTTGGTGCTGGCCCTGCACGCCGAGGGCGCTTTCAAGGGCAAGAGCGCCTCCAACTATGTGGCCAATGTGCTGAACATGGGGCGGGCGACGGTGTACAAGCATTTGAAGGAGTTGAAGGGGTAG